Proteins found in one Terriglobia bacterium genomic segment:
- a CDS encoding NAD-dependent epimerase/dehydratase family protein produces MKRDVAIITGDMSIKEAIQSIEKSRFDTGFALDGRGRYRGTISIGDLRRLLISGVNEADVINGQPCSYNYAVRDTDLKSEEVVRNTLSDLTLQGIEHIPVLGADEEIVDVLSLEDLRQVSTTSQVPGSANGRLRRILIVGGAGYLGSVLATKLLGRGYTVRILDNFLYGKRSLEQIPQSAALEIIEGDLRNIHTCVSALDRVHAVVLLAAIVGDPASKIRPRETIETNVIAAQALAAACKLQCINRFLYASTCSVYGSGNSLLDENAELRPVSLYARTKIASEQTILSMGDGYFAPTILRMGTLYGYSPRMRFDLVVNTMTMNAFSEGRIRVFGGKQWRPLLSVQDAAEAYVHCIEADIASVGNQVFNIGSDEQNYQIENIARVIAGTLGTVDVQHDDKSLDVRDYRVSFKKVHDVLAFHAADTVAAASRKIYSSLANGLIPDPSHRIYYNHFFDVTEE; encoded by the coding sequence ATGAAACGCGATGTTGCGATCATAACTGGGGATATGAGCATCAAGGAGGCAATCCAGTCGATCGAAAAGAGCCGGTTCGATACGGGTTTCGCGCTCGACGGGCGGGGAAGATATCGAGGGACTATTTCTATCGGCGATCTGCGGCGGCTTCTTATCAGCGGAGTCAATGAGGCTGATGTCATCAACGGTCAGCCGTGCTCGTATAACTATGCCGTGAGGGATACGGATCTCAAGAGCGAGGAGGTGGTCCGGAACACGCTGTCAGACCTGACTCTCCAGGGTATAGAACACATCCCTGTCCTGGGCGCAGACGAAGAGATCGTCGATGTGCTCTCGCTGGAAGACCTGCGTCAGGTATCCACCACATCCCAGGTGCCGGGTTCCGCCAATGGCCGGTTGAGGAGAATCCTGATCGTAGGAGGGGCCGGGTATCTTGGCAGCGTGCTTGCCACAAAGCTTCTGGGACGCGGATACACTGTGAGGATTCTCGACAACTTTTTATACGGCAAGCGGTCGCTCGAGCAGATCCCGCAGTCCGCGGCCCTGGAGATTATCGAGGGAGACCTCAGGAATATACACACCTGCGTGAGCGCTCTGGACAGAGTCCATGCCGTTGTGTTGCTGGCAGCCATTGTCGGCGATCCCGCATCGAAAATACGGCCGAGAGAAACAATCGAAACCAATGTAATTGCGGCCCAGGCGCTGGCGGCAGCCTGCAAGCTACAATGCATTAACCGCTTTCTCTATGCCTCGACTTGCAGTGTCTATGGGTCGGGTAACAGCCTTCTCGACGAGAACGCCGAACTGCGGCCGGTGTCCCTCTATGCCCGCACGAAGATTGCTTCCGAACAGACGATACTCTCCATGGGGGATGGGTACTTCGCGCCGACCATCTTGAGGATGGGCACACTGTACGGCTATTCACCGAGAATGCGTTTCGATCTGGTGGTGAATACCATGACCATGAACGCTTTTTCCGAAGGCAGGATTCGGGTGTTCGGCGGGAAGCAATGGCGACCCCTCCTGAGCGTTCAGGACGCCGCCGAGGCCTATGTGCATTGTATCGAGGCGGATATTGCGAGTGTGGGAAATCAGGTGTTCAACATCGGCTCTGATGAGCAGAACTATCAGATCGAAAATATCGCCCGGGTCATCGCCGGAACCCTCGGCACCGTCGACGTTCAGCATGACGACAAGAGCCTGGATGTAAGAGACTACCGTGTAAGTTTCAAGAAGGTGCATGACGTGCTGGCCTTCCACGCAGCGGACACCGTCGCAGCCGCATCCAGGAAAATTTATTCCAGCCTCGCGAACGGCCTCATTCCGGACCCCTCGCATAGAATCTACTACAATCATTTCTTCGATGTGACGGAAGAATGA
- a CDS encoding PAS domain S-box protein: protein MKRHSFLDFETCGAAAVEALRHSERRYRGLFENSPVAIWEEDFSAVKIHIDALRAKGVGDFESYFKEHPEAVRECARLVKILNVNLSALRLFEAGSKEELLGGLASVLEEESLAQFRMQLIAISKDELLLESEVTNRTLAGRKIHAALHWSVQPGSEKTFSNVIVSFLDITERKRAEHELSLLAHTLRSISECVSITDMSDIICFVNEAFLKTYGFEEHELMGKSITLVRSPGNPPELTREILPATLRGGWRGEILNRRKDGSEFPIYLSTSIVRDENRKPIYLVGIARDVAEDRRVQDEIHRSQQMLRLILDNIPQRVFWKDRDYRYLGCNKAFAYDTGLSHPRELIGRNDFDMSWRETAQLYREDDRRVMETDTPKLRFEEPQHKPDGTVLWLRTSKVPLHDREGKVIGVLGTYEDITEQKQAEQALRTSEERYRKFFEEDLSGVYISSPEGRLLACNPTFLQIFGFESLEQAISTDIATLYPSPGEWEAVIQLLQERKKLEHRESELQRKDGKPVYVVENMFGVFDAQGKLLQVKGYIFDDTSRKKLEEEFRQSQKIEAVGRLAGGIAHDFNNLLTCINGYTELLLYDLKEPDPKRKSVDEIRSAAQKATKLTRQLLAFSRHQVLQLEVLDLNKIVREMEQMLHRLIREDIHLNIVMAPALGHVKADPGQIEQVIMNLVVNGRDAMPNGGSLSIETANVDLDEDFVLEHNGARPGRHVMLAVSDDGCGINAEARSHIFEPFFTTKEIGKGTGLGLSTVYGIVKQSEGYISVESQVGRGSTFAVYLPRAEGEACHSKRKAATAAHQHGSETILLVEDEESVLELTGRLLRMHGYCVLSASDGTSALRICREHGAPIHLLITDVVMPVLGGLKLAQQIVDMRPDIKVLFMSGYSDEAILHTGSLKPHTAFLHKPFAASSLTDKVREVLNAPAP from the coding sequence ATGAAGCGGCATTCATTCTTGGATTTTGAGACGTGCGGAGCTGCTGCGGTAGAGGCTTTGCGGCACAGCGAAAGACGCTACCGCGGCCTCTTCGAAAATTCCCCCGTCGCCATCTGGGAGGAGGATTTTTCGGCCGTCAAAATCCACATTGACGCGCTGCGCGCCAAAGGCGTCGGGGATTTTGAATCCTATTTCAAAGAACACCCGGAAGCCGTGAGGGAATGCGCCCGGCTGGTAAAGATCCTCAATGTCAACCTGTCGGCGCTCCGGCTGTTCGAGGCCGGCAGCAAAGAGGAACTCCTGGGAGGACTGGCGTCCGTGCTTGAGGAGGAGAGCCTCGCCCAGTTCAGAATGCAGTTGATCGCGATCAGCAAGGATGAGCTGCTGCTGGAATCTGAAGTCACCAATCGAACGCTTGCGGGCCGCAAGATCCACGCCGCCCTGCACTGGTCTGTCCAACCCGGATCCGAGAAGACATTCTCCAATGTCATTGTATCCTTCCTGGACATCACGGAGCGCAAGCGGGCCGAGCACGAGCTCAGCCTCCTGGCACACACTCTGCGGAGCATCAGCGAGTGCGTGAGCATCACCGACATGTCCGACATCATTTGCTTCGTCAATGAAGCGTTCCTCAAGACTTACGGGTTTGAGGAGCACGAGTTGATGGGAAAGAGCATCACTCTCGTCCGTTCCCCCGGCAACCCGCCCGAGCTCACACGAGAAATTCTCCCGGCCACACTCCGCGGAGGCTGGCGCGGCGAGATTTTGAACCGTCGCAAAGACGGGAGCGAGTTCCCCATCTATCTCTCCACCTCCATTGTGCGTGATGAGAACCGCAAGCCGATCTATCTTGTGGGCATTGCGCGCGACGTCGCCGAGGACAGGCGCGTGCAGGACGAAATCCACCGTTCTCAGCAGATGCTCCGGCTGATCCTCGACAACATACCGCAACGCGTGTTCTGGAAGGACCGGGACTACCGGTATCTTGGATGCAACAAGGCTTTTGCTTACGACACAGGCCTGTCGCATCCCCGCGAGCTCATCGGCAGAAACGACTTTGATATGTCATGGAGGGAAACCGCCCAGTTGTACCGGGAGGATGACAGGCGGGTAATGGAAACAGATACGCCCAAGCTCCGGTTCGAGGAGCCTCAGCACAAGCCCGACGGAACCGTCCTGTGGCTCCGAACCAGCAAGGTCCCGCTTCACGACCGGGAAGGGAAAGTCATCGGTGTGCTGGGAACCTACGAAGATATTACAGAACAGAAGCAGGCAGAGCAGGCGCTTCGGACATCCGAGGAGAGATACCGGAAATTTTTTGAAGAGGATCTGAGCGGCGTTTATATATCGAGTCCCGAGGGTAGGCTGCTCGCCTGCAACCCGACTTTTTTGCAGATATTCGGCTTTGAGTCGCTGGAGCAGGCCATCAGCACGGACATCGCGACTCTCTATCCGAGTCCCGGTGAATGGGAAGCCGTCATCCAACTCCTGCAGGAGCGCAAAAAGCTCGAGCATCGCGAGTCCGAGTTGCAGCGGAAGGACGGCAAGCCGGTTTATGTGGTAGAAAACATGTTCGGCGTTTTCGACGCTCAGGGAAAGCTTTTGCAGGTCAAAGGCTACATTTTCGACGACACGAGCCGCAAAAAGCTGGAGGAGGAGTTCCGCCAGTCTCAAAAAATAGAAGCCGTGGGCAGGCTCGCGGGCGGCATCGCTCATGATTTCAACAATCTGCTCACCTGCATCAACGGCTATACGGAGCTGCTGCTGTATGACCTCAAGGAGCCCGACCCGAAGCGCAAGTCGGTCGATGAGATCCGATCCGCGGCGCAGAAAGCCACAAAGCTGACCCGGCAACTGCTGGCGTTCAGCCGTCACCAGGTGCTTCAACTGGAGGTTCTCGACCTCAACAAGATCGTCCGGGAGATGGAACAGATGTTGCACCGTCTGATAAGGGAGGATATCCATCTCAACATCGTTATGGCCCCTGCGCTCGGGCACGTGAAGGCGGATCCGGGGCAGATCGAACAGGTCATCATGAATCTGGTGGTGAACGGGCGCGACGCAATGCCGAACGGCGGCAGCCTTTCCATCGAGACGGCGAATGTGGACCTGGATGAGGATTTCGTCCTGGAGCATAACGGCGCCAGACCGGGCCGTCACGTCATGCTCGCCGTGAGCGACGACGGGTGCGGGATCAACGCGGAGGCACGATCCCACATATTCGAACCTTTTTTCACCACGAAGGAGATAGGCAAGGGGACGGGGCTCGGACTCTCCACGGTTTATGGAATCGTGAAACAGAGCGAGGGTTACATCAGCGTCGAAAGCCAGGTAGGGCGCGGGAGCACCTTTGCCGTCTACCTGCCTCGTGCCGAGGGGGAAGCATGCCACTCGAAGAGAAAAGCCGCGACTGCGGCCCACCAGCACGGATCTGAGACCATCCTGCTCGTGGAAGACGAAGAATCCGTGCTCGAGCTCACCGGGCGCCTCCTGCGCATGCACGGATACTGTGTGCTTTCGGCGAGCGATGGAACTTCAGCGCTGCGGATCTGCAGGGAGCACGGCGCCCCCATTCATCTGCTGATCACCGATGTCGTCATGCCGGTACTGGGGGGCTTGAAACTCGCCCAGCAGATCGTGGACATGCGTCCCGATATCAAAGTGCTCTTTATGTCCGGCTATTCCGACGAGGCAATTCTTCACACGGGTTCTCTGAAACCGCACACCGCGTTCCTGCATAAACCTTTCGCTGCCTCTTCGCTGACCGATAAGGTGCGCGAAGTCCTGAACGCCCCGGCCCCCTGA
- a CDS encoding tetratricopeptide repeat protein, which translates to MAGQAISHFRILEKLGAGGMGEVYLAEDTRLRRRVALKRMSESLTKSPDARRRFLHEARAAAQLNHPNIAAIYDVIETEEQTHIVMEYVQGESLAARLVHGPVPVEEAVRIGIQVADALEDAHAHGVIHRDLKPANLIITPETKVKVLDFGLAKTSAFTEEGKPAGESTAETSLTAPGMIVGTPAYMSPEQVLGKQADARSDIYGLGVVLFELLAGRKPFQASGSMGLAMAILTERAPAVAGINPNVPANLSAIVARALAPKPEDRYQSAAQLRADLSRLLPFGTELVTAEEARPSIRRWVFRIPGWRWGLSLAVLAVIVVALFYGNRLPWGRRAPVPPGGSAHPIIAVLPFLNLSGDPADEPLCASVAYVLNSNLASVSGVTMVSYASALPYRERQRDLKKIARELGATLLVDGGMQRAKGEVVVPVSLVQAASNTVIWGRSYSGTSDEILAMHQRLAEGLITALQLKPTAAERDRVLSLPTTNRDAFADYSQARNYLERMDVSGNLDRAVQLFKSAVAKDPRFALAHAGLGEAYLAKYDSTHDAAFTAWAQESSNEALRLDPDRAEIRCTLAHILQQTGRTAEAVDELNKAIASQPDSDEAHSLLGKVFLSQGKGNQAIREYQMAIDIRPEYWSNHANLGLAYYDLGRLEEAIASFRRVTELQPDNAWGFQMLGTAYHRSGDTQRALINYRQAIRLGPSARAYSNIGMIYYDQKNYTEAARAYEQAVQISPANPVSRRNLADVYQKMGATDKARDSYSKAVSIAQGMLKVNPKDSRTLALLALCEAKLGLREQSGRHAREAVALSPTDSEVLYKEAVVHSLAGQESEALAALRLALDHGYSARLARADDDLAAIKSSPRFQQLVSKKN; encoded by the coding sequence ATGGCAGGCCAAGCCATTTCTCACTTCCGCATTCTTGAGAAACTGGGGGCAGGCGGGATGGGTGAAGTCTACCTCGCCGAAGACACGCGCCTTCGCAGGCGGGTGGCACTGAAGCGCATGTCGGAATCATTGACGAAATCTCCTGATGCACGCCGGCGCTTCCTGCATGAGGCCCGCGCCGCGGCCCAGCTGAATCATCCCAACATTGCAGCCATCTACGACGTCATCGAGACGGAGGAACAGACACACATCGTGATGGAGTATGTCCAGGGCGAAAGTCTCGCTGCCCGCCTGGTGCACGGGCCAGTCCCTGTCGAGGAGGCCGTCAGGATCGGGATTCAGGTTGCCGATGCCCTGGAGGATGCCCACGCCCACGGAGTGATTCACCGCGACCTGAAACCTGCCAATCTCATCATAACTCCGGAGACCAAGGTCAAGGTGCTCGACTTCGGTCTCGCGAAAACAAGCGCATTTACGGAGGAAGGGAAGCCCGCGGGTGAATCGACTGCGGAAACATCGCTGACAGCCCCCGGCATGATCGTGGGCACGCCTGCCTACATGTCGCCGGAACAGGTGCTTGGGAAGCAGGCTGACGCCCGCAGCGACATTTACGGCCTGGGTGTGGTTCTCTTCGAACTCCTGGCGGGAAGGAAACCCTTTCAGGCATCGGGCTCGATGGGCCTGGCCATGGCAATTCTCACCGAACGCGCACCGGCGGTCGCTGGAATCAACCCGAATGTGCCGGCCAATCTGAGTGCGATCGTCGCGCGCGCTCTGGCGCCGAAGCCCGAGGACCGTTATCAATCGGCCGCTCAACTGCGCGCCGACTTGAGCCGTCTTTTGCCGTTCGGCACGGAACTCGTAACGGCAGAAGAGGCGCGACCCTCAATCCGTCGATGGGTATTTCGGATACCCGGATGGCGCTGGGGCCTGAGCCTGGCTGTCCTCGCGGTGATCGTTGTCGCCCTCTTTTACGGGAACCGGCTGCCGTGGGGCCGGAGAGCTCCTGTCCCACCGGGGGGATCGGCTCATCCCATCATAGCAGTCCTGCCGTTTCTTAACCTGAGCGGCGATCCCGCGGACGAACCCTTGTGCGCGAGCGTTGCCTATGTCTTGAACAGCAATCTGGCGTCTGTGAGCGGTGTGACGATGGTGTCGTACGCGAGTGCACTCCCCTATCGCGAGCGCCAACGCGACCTCAAAAAGATCGCCCGTGAACTTGGCGCCACCTTGCTCGTTGACGGGGGTATGCAGCGCGCCAAAGGTGAAGTCGTCGTGCCGGTCAGCCTGGTGCAGGCCGCTTCCAACACCGTAATCTGGGGCAGGAGTTACAGCGGCACTTCCGACGAAATCCTCGCTATGCACCAGAGGCTGGCAGAAGGACTGATCACCGCCCTGCAGCTGAAACCCACGGCGGCGGAACGGGACCGGGTTCTCAGCTTGCCAACCACAAATCGTGACGCCTTCGCAGACTACTCGCAGGCAAGAAATTATCTGGAACGTATGGACGTCTCGGGCAACCTCGATCGTGCCGTCCAATTGTTCAAGAGCGCCGTCGCCAAGGATCCCAGATTTGCCCTGGCCCATGCCGGTCTGGGAGAGGCTTACCTGGCGAAGTACGATTCAACCCACGATGCGGCCTTTACAGCTTGGGCGCAAGAATCCTCAAACGAGGCGCTGCGTCTCGATCCGGACCGGGCGGAAATACGGTGCACGCTCGCTCATATCCTCCAGCAGACCGGGCGCACGGCTGAAGCCGTTGATGAGTTGAACAAGGCCATAGCGTCTCAACCCGATAGCGATGAAGCGCACAGCCTGCTGGGAAAGGTTTTCCTCAGCCAAGGGAAGGGAAACCAAGCCATTCGGGAGTATCAGATGGCCATCGACATCAGGCCTGAATACTGGAGCAACCACGCCAACCTGGGTTTGGCCTACTATGATCTTGGACGCCTCGAGGAGGCGATTGCGTCGTTTCGGCGGGTCACGGAGCTTCAGCCCGACAATGCGTGGGGATTTCAAATGCTGGGCACGGCATACCACAGATCGGGTGACACGCAGCGCGCCCTCATCAATTATCGGCAGGCAATCCGTCTCGGTCCCAGCGCCAGGGCCTATTCCAACATCGGCATGATCTACTACGATCAGAAAAACTACACCGAAGCCGCCCGCGCTTACGAGCAGGCGGTTCAGATCAGTCCCGCCAATCCGGTTAGCCGGCGCAATCTGGCAGACGTTTATCAGAAGATGGGTGCGACGGATAAGGCGCGCGACTCCTACTCGAAGGCGGTCTCGATTGCCCAAGGAATGCTCAAAGTTAATCCGAAGGACTCTCGCACTCTCGCGCTGCTCGCCCTTTGTGAAGCCAAGCTCGGTTTGCGAGAGCAATCAGGGCGCCATGCGCGCGAGGCCGTCGCTCTGAGCCCCACCGACAGCGAGGTGCTCTACAAAGAGGCGGTGGTACACTCGCTGGCCGGGCAGGAGAGCGAGGCACTGGCCGCGCTCAGGCTGGCATTGGATCACGGATACAGTGCCAGGCTCGCACGAGCGGATGACGACCTGGCGGCGATAAAGAGTTCACCCCGATTTCAGCAGCTTGTATCCAAGAAGAACTAG
- the metH gene encoding methionine synthase, producing the protein MGKATSMEQLLRERILVLDGAMGTMIQRLHLDEAAYRGVRFAGHASDLRGNHDLLNLTQPQVVRAIHAEYLSAGADIIETNSFNANPISLADYHLEKLAYDINLAAARIARSAVNEARAAEPSRSLFVAGAIGPTNKTASISPDVNNPGFRAVTFDQLVAAYEIQVRGLVEGGVDVLLVETAFDTLNAKAALFAIDRYCEELQRRIPVMVSMTITDASGRTLSGQTPEAFWSSVSHAGLLSVGINCALGAAELRTHLEDLSGLVPVYLSCHPNAGLPNAFGGYDQTPEEMARILGRYADNGWLNIVGGCCGTTPDHIRAIAETVRSCKPRIPGVPEPYTRLSGLEALTFRPDTNFVNVGERTNVAGSPKFAQLILNDAYEEALAVARQQVEGGAQIIDVNMDEAMLDSEMAMARFLSLVASEPDIARVPVMIDSSKWSVIEAGLKCLQGKGVVNSISLKEGEEEFRQRARLLKRYGAALIVMAFDEQGQAVTTGRRVAICARAYRILRDEVGIPPQDIIFDPNILTVGTGIEEHNDYALSFLEATSRLKHLFPLCKVSGGVSNVSFAFRGNNTVREAMHAAFLYHAIGAGLDMGIVNAGQLAVYEEIPKDLLDLIEDVLLNRRPDATERLTRHAESFSQEQKTKEGEKAWRLGSVEERLAHSLVQGITDYIEADVEEARVRYGSPLGVIEGPLMSGMNVVGDLFGSGKMFLPQVVKSARVMKKAVAELLPFLEAEKLATGGVEAQGKIVMATVKGDVHDIGKNIVGVVLGCNNYEVVDLGVMVSREKILDAARTLRADMIGLSGLITPSLEEMVAVARELEREGMKLPLLIGGATTSRVHTAVKIAPAYSGPVIHVPDASRAAGVAGSLMRTATRSAFIAQLRTEQDATRAAHSVRKPQRALLAIDQARERKPRIDWGSCPIAVPSFTGVRTLDDFPLDQIMKFVDWSPFFHAWELRGRYPEILDDPGLGEKASELWRDARKLLDEIIEQRLLAARAVYGFFPANSVGDDIEVYGDESRERALAVFHTLRQQTDKPEGLPSYALADFIAPKNLGVRDYLGAFALTAGFGVDELCRRFDHEHDDYRSIMTKALADRLAEAFAELLHKRARDQWEYGLEENLALEDLIRERYRGIRPAPGYPACPDHTEKRALFNLLKAEESIGVLLTESFAMIPASSVSGFYFAHPEAKYFAVGKIGPDQVADYAVRKGMDRQTIERWLAPNLAY; encoded by the coding sequence ATGGGCAAGGCGACATCGATGGAGCAGTTGCTGCGGGAGCGCATCCTGGTTCTGGACGGCGCCATGGGCACGATGATCCAGCGACTGCACCTGGATGAGGCTGCGTATCGCGGTGTGCGCTTTGCCGGCCATGCCAGCGATCTGCGCGGTAATCACGACCTGCTGAACCTGACGCAACCCCAGGTAGTGAGAGCCATACACGCCGAGTACCTGTCGGCCGGCGCCGATATCATCGAAACCAACAGCTTCAATGCCAACCCCATATCACTGGCCGACTACCACCTCGAAAAACTCGCGTACGACATCAACCTTGCTGCTGCCCGGATTGCCCGTTCTGCCGTGAACGAGGCCCGGGCCGCCGAGCCCTCTCGCTCCCTCTTTGTGGCAGGTGCGATCGGCCCGACGAACAAGACTGCCTCCATTTCTCCGGATGTCAACAATCCCGGCTTTCGCGCCGTCACCTTCGATCAGCTCGTCGCTGCTTACGAGATCCAGGTGCGCGGCCTGGTGGAGGGTGGTGTGGATGTTCTCCTCGTAGAGACCGCCTTCGACACCCTGAATGCCAAAGCTGCGCTTTTTGCCATTGATCGGTATTGCGAGGAACTGCAGCGGCGCATTCCTGTGATGGTCTCGATGACGATCACGGATGCGAGCGGACGCACGCTATCGGGACAAACGCCCGAGGCTTTCTGGAGCTCGGTCTCCCACGCCGGGCTTCTGAGTGTCGGGATCAATTGCGCTCTGGGGGCGGCGGAACTGCGCACCCACCTCGAAGATCTCTCGGGTCTGGTCCCGGTCTATCTGAGCTGCCATCCCAACGCCGGCCTGCCCAACGCATTCGGCGGGTACGACCAGACACCCGAGGAAATGGCACGCATTCTGGGCCGGTATGCAGATAACGGATGGCTCAACATTGTCGGCGGCTGCTGCGGGACGACGCCGGACCACATCCGTGCCATCGCCGAGACTGTGCGCTCATGCAAACCCCGCATCCCCGGGGTCCCTGAGCCGTACACACGCTTGAGCGGCTTGGAGGCCCTGACGTTCCGGCCGGACACCAATTTCGTCAACGTAGGGGAACGGACCAACGTCGCCGGGTCGCCGAAATTTGCGCAGCTGATTCTCAACGACGCGTACGAGGAAGCGCTGGCGGTGGCGCGGCAGCAGGTTGAGGGTGGAGCCCAAATCATCGATGTCAACATGGATGAAGCCATGCTCGACTCGGAAATGGCGATGGCGCGATTCCTCAGTCTGGTTGCCTCGGAGCCGGACATTGCCCGTGTTCCCGTCATGATCGACAGTTCGAAGTGGTCGGTGATTGAGGCGGGCCTGAAATGCCTTCAGGGCAAGGGGGTCGTCAATTCCATCAGCCTCAAGGAAGGGGAGGAGGAGTTCAGGCAGCGTGCCCGCCTGCTCAAGCGTTACGGCGCGGCCCTGATCGTAATGGCATTTGACGAACAGGGCCAGGCCGTTACCACCGGGCGCAGGGTGGCCATCTGCGCGCGCGCCTATCGCATCCTGAGAGATGAAGTAGGAATCCCGCCCCAGGACATCATTTTCGATCCCAATATCCTGACGGTGGGTACCGGGATCGAGGAACACAATGACTACGCGCTGAGCTTCCTGGAGGCCACGTCTCGATTGAAGCATCTTTTCCCGCTCTGCAAAGTCAGCGGCGGAGTGAGCAACGTTTCCTTCGCCTTTCGCGGTAACAATACTGTTCGCGAAGCCATGCATGCCGCATTTCTCTACCATGCAATCGGGGCTGGGCTGGACATGGGAATCGTCAATGCCGGCCAACTGGCGGTATACGAGGAGATCCCGAAGGATCTGCTCGACTTGATCGAGGACGTGCTTCTGAACCGGCGCCCGGATGCCACGGAGCGCCTCACGCGCCATGCGGAATCCTTCAGCCAGGAGCAGAAGACGAAGGAGGGAGAAAAGGCCTGGCGCCTGGGGAGTGTGGAAGAGCGCCTGGCTCACTCCCTGGTGCAGGGCATCACGGATTATATTGAGGCCGACGTGGAAGAGGCGCGCGTCAGGTATGGCAGCCCGCTGGGAGTAATCGAGGGCCCGCTGATGTCCGGCATGAACGTAGTCGGCGACTTGTTCGGGTCGGGGAAAATGTTCCTTCCCCAGGTCGTCAAGAGTGCGCGTGTCATGAAAAAAGCGGTGGCAGAACTGCTTCCTTTCCTCGAGGCAGAGAAGTTGGCGACCGGCGGTGTCGAAGCGCAGGGGAAAATCGTCATGGCAACCGTCAAGGGAGATGTCCACGACATCGGCAAGAATATCGTGGGGGTGGTCCTGGGATGCAACAACTATGAAGTTGTTGACCTCGGTGTCATGGTCTCCCGCGAGAAGATCCTCGACGCGGCACGCACGCTGAGAGCCGACATGATCGGCCTGAGCGGCCTCATCACACCCTCGCTCGAAGAGATGGTGGCTGTGGCCCGCGAGTTGGAACGGGAAGGAATGAAGCTCCCTCTGCTCATCGGCGGCGCCACCACCAGCCGCGTCCACACGGCGGTCAAAATCGCGCCTGCTTACTCCGGGCCCGTCATACATGTGCCCGATGCCTCACGCGCCGCCGGTGTGGCAGGCAGCCTGATGCGCACCGCGACAAGGAGCGCGTTTATCGCGCAGCTCCGGACGGAGCAGGATGCGACCCGTGCCGCACACAGTGTGCGGAAGCCGCAGAGGGCACTGCTGGCCATCGATCAGGCACGGGAGCGCAAGCCGCGCATTGATTGGGGAAGCTGCCCGATTGCCGTCCCGTCTTTCACGGGCGTCCGCACTCTGGACGACTTCCCGCTGGACCAGATCATGAAATTCGTCGACTGGTCTCCTTTCTTTCATGCCTGGGAGTTGCGGGGGCGCTACCCGGAAATCCTGGATGATCCCGGGCTCGGTGAGAAGGCAAGCGAACTGTGGCGCGATGCGCGCAAACTGCTCGACGAGATCATCGAGCAGCGCCTGCTTGCCGCACGTGCGGTTTATGGTTTTTTCCCGGCAAACAGCGTCGGAGATGACATCGAGGTTTACGGCGACGAATCGCGGGAGCGGGCGCTGGCAGTTTTCCACACGCTGCGCCAGCAAACGGATAAGCCGGAAGGCCTGCCCAGCTATGCGTTGGCCGATTTTATCGCTCCGAAAAACCTGGGTGTACGCGATTACCTCGGCGCCTTTGCGCTCACGGCCGGCTTTGGCGTGGACGAACTATGCCGCCGGTTTGACCATGAGCACGATGACTACCGCTCGATCATGACCAAAGCACTCGCGGACCGGTTGGCCGAAGCCTTTGCCGAACTCCTGCACAAGAGGGCGCGCGATCAGTGGGAATATGGGCTCGAGGAAAATCTCGCTCTCGAGGACCTGATCCGCGAACGATATCGGGGCATTCGTCCGGCTCCGGGCTATCCTGCCTGCCCCGATCACACAGAGAAGCGCGCGCTGTTCAACTTGCTGAAAGCTGAGGAAAGCATCGGCGTCCTGCTCACGGAGAGCTTCGCCATGATTCCCGCCAGCTCCGTCAGCGGGTTCTACTTCGCCCACCCGGAGGCAAAGTACTTCGCGGTGGGCAAGATCGGCCCTGACCAGGTTGCCGACTACGCGGTTCGGAAAGGGATGGATCGTCAGACGATCGAGCGCTGGCTGGCACCGAATCTCGCCTATTGA
- a CDS encoding DUF971 domain-containing protein produces the protein MPARVRRVTAFQTDIMWNDGHFSSYPSWYLRENCPCASCVEEFTGRRMILQGSIPSNLERVEVGPVGNYALSFTWSDGHSTGIYTFDFLRRICPCSQCLPEGLKEPPPEVGKPGSFNA, from the coding sequence ATGCCAGCGCGTGTGAGGCGGGTGACTGCATTTCAAACCGACATCATGTGGAATGACGGGCACTTCAGCTCATACCCCTCATGGTATCTGCGCGAGAACTGCCCCTGCGCGTCGTGTGTTGAGGAGTTTACCGGTCGGCGCATGATCCTCCAGGGGAGCATTCCATCAAACCTCGAGCGGGTCGAAGTTGGTCCCGTGGGGAACTACGCTCTCAGCTTCACATGGAGCGACGGTCATAGCACCGGAATCTACACCTTTGATTTCTTGCGCAGGATCTGTCCCTGTTCTCAATGCCTGCCGGAGGGACTCAAGGAACCGCCGCCGGAGGTCGGGAAACCGGGGTCCTTCAACGCGTGA